One genomic window of Gracilinema caldarium DSM 7334 includes the following:
- the udk gene encoding uridine kinase: MSDCKVIGICGGSGSGKTTIVRKISELFSDFVFLAQDNYYKSAEFISNNNITAFNFDHPEAFDNNLLIEHLLALKAGKAIEMPQYDFVHHRRKDETVHIEPKKLIIFEGIMIYTNKLVRELIDLKIFVDTPDDIRFIRRLQRDINERGRTVDSVIDQYINVVRPGHFEFIEPTKAYADIIIPEGGHNENALSVLMSFIREIIQN, from the coding sequence ATGAGTGATTGCAAAGTCATTGGTATCTGTGGAGGATCTGGATCCGGAAAAACAACGATTGTACGGAAAATTTCTGAACTTTTTTCTGATTTTGTATTTCTTGCCCAGGATAATTATTACAAATCTGCTGAATTCATCTCCAATAATAATATAACTGCTTTTAATTTTGATCATCCTGAAGCTTTTGATAATAATTTGCTGATCGAGCATCTGCTTGCGCTAAAAGCTGGTAAAGCCATTGAAATGCCCCAATATGACTTTGTTCATCATCGGCGTAAAGACGAAACGGTTCATATAGAACCTAAAAAATTGATAATCTTTGAAGGTATTATGATTTATACAAATAAGTTGGTGCGGGAACTTATTGATCTTAAGATTTTTGTCGATACTCCTGATGATATTCGTTTTATCCGTCGACTTCAGCGAGATATTAACGAACGGGGGCGAACTGTTGATTCTGTAATCGATCAGTATATCAATGTGGTTCGACCGGGGCATTTTGAGTTTATAGAACCGACAAAGGCCTATGCTGATATTATCATCCCTGAGGGAGGTCATAACGAAAATGCCCTTTCGGTTCTTATGTCATTTATTAGGGAAATTATTCAAAATTGA
- a CDS encoding PP2C family protein-serine/threonine phosphatase → MYRSIAKTFETTILVISMVVFAVATPILSRELPFWGLMLVAGTVFVLVRFFYDYINQRIQGLIKDWFYNRGDTRLLVHFVDRLRFCFTIGDLISAFREILEKHADSTIMFMEMTKRYMVYNSPTIIGMDQHVFDELVRHYESWKDGIYFFDDNLDLVSNHRIGRGFFLVSGNLHCYVFMRFVRNIDKEIFPEIFAEYANFLKRNETIEKMFAIAAVSKEWSMVAETQRAFLPKKLPEIPKVELASYFKPLVNVSGDYYDVLPIDTDRTLLLLGDVSGKGLAAALIMGIVVNTIRIMEKKDELEQVVRTVDGAIKGMKLQDKYTVLFLGLLDTQKMELSYINASMADPLIISETKAGRQIRRLGSNCSVIGILDLDSVGVDTVKLLPGDVILMASDGVSEVSNEQGEMLGDTEGWIDFVVEESRCSAQEFVQKLSDLVITHASGTKLRDDVTVLVAKVQE, encoded by the coding sequence ATGTATAGATCGATAGCAAAAACTTTTGAGACAACCATTCTAGTTATAAGTATGGTTGTTTTTGCAGTTGCAACACCAATTTTAAGCCGTGAACTTCCTTTTTGGGGTTTAATGTTAGTAGCCGGTACGGTCTTTGTGCTTGTCCGTTTTTTTTATGATTATATCAATCAGCGAATTCAAGGATTGATTAAAGATTGGTTTTATAATCGAGGAGATACCCGATTATTAGTTCATTTTGTTGATCGGCTTCGATTTTGCTTTACAATTGGAGACCTAATCAGTGCTTTTCGTGAAATATTGGAAAAACATGCTGATAGTACCATCATGTTTATGGAAATGACCAAGCGGTACATGGTGTATAACAGTCCAACCATTATTGGTATGGATCAGCATGTATTCGATGAACTGGTTCGTCATTATGAATCCTGGAAAGATGGTATTTATTTTTTTGATGACAATTTAGATTTAGTTTCCAATCATCGTATAGGAAGGGGCTTTTTTCTTGTCAGTGGAAACCTTCATTGTTATGTATTTATGCGATTTGTCAGGAATATTGATAAGGAAATATTCCCTGAGATTTTTGCTGAATATGCTAATTTCCTTAAAAGAAATGAAACTATTGAAAAAATGTTTGCAATTGCAGCTGTTTCAAAGGAATGGTCGATGGTAGCCGAAACACAGCGAGCTTTTTTACCTAAAAAACTCCCCGAAATTCCAAAGGTAGAGCTGGCTTCTTATTTCAAGCCCTTAGTAAATGTTTCCGGTGACTATTATGATGTACTACCAATCGACACTGATCGCACCCTCCTTTTGCTTGGTGATGTATCAGGTAAAGGACTTGCAGCGGCTCTCATCATGGGTATTGTTGTGAATACAATCCGTATTATGGAAAAAAAGGATGAGCTTGAACAGGTGGTACGAACGGTAGATGGGGCAATTAAAGGCATGAAACTGCAGGATAAATATACCGTTCTCTTTCTGGGATTGCTTGATACCCAAAAAATGGAGCTTTCCTATATCAATGCTTCGATGGCTGACCCTCTAATCATTTCAGAAACAAAGGCAGGCCGTCAGATTCGTCGGCTTGGTTCCAACTGCAGTGTTATCGGCATTTTGGATCTTGATTCGGTCGGTGTTGATACAGTGAAGCTTCTTCCTGGTGATGTTATTCTCATGGCTTCAGACGGTGTTTCTGAGGTTAGTAATGAACAGGGTGAAATGCTTGGAGACACCGAAGGCTGGATAGATTTTGTGGTTGAGGAGTCCCGCTGTTCAGCTCAGGAATTTGTCCAGAAACTGTCGGATCTGGTAATTACCCATGCCTCAGGGACGAAACTTCGAGATGACGTAACAGTTCTGGTAGCAAAAGTTCAGGAGTAA
- a CDS encoding sodium-dependent transporter, with translation MEKQRDGFVSSVGAFTATVASAVGLGNIWKFPYLAGVNGGAAFVLTYLLAVALVGLPILVAEHAIGRKMRKDAVGSYAAVVPQEGFWVVIGYAGIVAAFFIMAFYSDVAGWVFSYIYKSLVAALTGTGPLDGKAFESMVRGSGEPLLWQIGVLIFVSFIVVAGVSKGIERATKLTMPVLLGLLLLCDIRALTLPGAFKGVEFLFAPDFSKLSGAVILSALGLAFFKLSLGMGTMTTYGSYMPHSVRIVPNATRVALADTLVSLLAGLAIFPAVFAFGFEPASGPSLLFISIPAVFSKMPLGTLFTVLFFLLSALAATGAMISLIEVPVAWLSGKMNVKRSAAVLITALGILVLGVPATLSLGPWAQVKLFNMVIFDLLDYIQQNLLLPLGGLAIAIVAGWRVVASDLIQELEIAEKGKKCYIYAVYGFIKYISPALIVLVFLNGFGIFSK, from the coding sequence ATGGAAAAACAGCGTGATGGGTTTGTATCATCGGTTGGAGCCTTTACCGCGACGGTTGCTTCTGCGGTTGGTCTGGGAAATATTTGGAAATTTCCCTACCTTGCAGGGGTGAATGGGGGCGCAGCCTTTGTGCTTACCTATCTTTTAGCGGTCGCTCTAGTGGGATTACCTATTCTTGTGGCAGAACATGCGATTGGCCGAAAAATGCGGAAAGATGCGGTTGGATCTTATGCGGCGGTAGTCCCACAAGAAGGTTTCTGGGTTGTAATTGGCTATGCGGGTATTGTGGCGGCCTTTTTTATTATGGCTTTTTATTCCGATGTGGCTGGCTGGGTGTTTTCCTATATTTATAAGTCCCTTGTTGCTGCTCTTACAGGTACGGGGCCTCTCGATGGCAAGGCTTTTGAATCAATGGTACGTGGTTCCGGAGAACCTCTTCTATGGCAAATTGGGGTGCTTATTTTTGTATCCTTCATTGTTGTAGCTGGTGTATCGAAAGGTATTGAACGGGCTACAAAACTAACCATGCCGGTTCTCCTAGGTCTATTACTCCTCTGTGATATCCGGGCACTAACCCTTCCTGGAGCTTTTAAAGGTGTCGAATTCCTTTTTGCACCGGATTTCAGCAAGCTAAGCGGCGCGGTCATTCTGTCTGCCCTGGGCCTGGCGTTCTTTAAACTGTCCCTCGGAATGGGTACCATGACGACCTACGGTTCCTACATGCCACATTCGGTTAGGATTGTTCCAAATGCCACGAGGGTTGCTTTAGCAGATACGCTAGTTTCTCTTCTTGCCGGCTTAGCGATTTTTCCTGCCGTATTTGCCTTTGGTTTTGAACCAGCATCAGGTCCTTCACTCCTTTTTATTTCGATTCCTGCAGTTTTTTCCAAAATGCCACTGGGTACTCTTTTCACGGTGCTCTTTTTTCTGCTTTCAGCTCTGGCTGCTACCGGTGCAATGATCAGTCTTATAGAGGTTCCTGTTGCATGGTTGAGCGGTAAAATGAATGTAAAACGATCTGCAGCAGTACTGATCACCGCCTTAGGGATCCTCGTCCTAGGTGTACCGGCCACCCTCTCTCTGGGACCATGGGCACAGGTTAAACTATTTAATATGGTGATTTTTGATCTTCTGGATTATATACAGCAGAATCTTCTTCTACCTTTAGGTGGTCTTGCTATTGCTATTGTCGCAGGTTGGAGAGTTGTTGCATCTGACCTTATCCAGGAGCTAGAAATTGCCGAAAAGGGGAAGAAATGTTATATATATGCAGTATATGGTTTTATTAAGTATATAAGTCCAGCTCTTATTGTTTTAGTCTTTTTAAACGGTTTTGGAATATTCAGTAAATAA
- a CDS encoding SpoIIE family protein phosphatase — protein sequence MIISILNYALSAFLLVYGFRVRFRRSDTQNTQLIFYYFFAAAVAAFSLGAGYSAAISRYAGVALFFIRLTASAIVGTHILVFLLALSFPYEKNLSVLRTLGLLLWAGFAIVILFSDLYEVQATYEAGELIHVRGPLFIPVTVGGFSLGIISGIILFVRRLFFRSQIFKLQTLLVIIGLCIGYVINFTLAVLLPVQFGLVWTYPFMMLGGTLLALILGYGVSITRLIDVRAVASSLFSFILYSLVVGGISGILYTIAYLLFHGSSFIILFFVGVVIFLVVDVISRKLRARFKALLQGRGAYAERLEEDLSKLDYSLGRDAVITEFLQRIQKNMGCSSVHLFIENDEEQLVLIRSNSNALQDEKSYIPRKSPGIDHLLNEDVSILIKTEIITNYDYHTVKEELLALLDKYNADALVLLRDGRSVIGALLLGAKSNGAEFLDYDYDALRRIYGKLFVTAYYLKNIAQESLVMTVDRELEYSEQIIQSLQENIDRIEHPHADISFMTRSARKLGGDFIDFIRLTKDRYICVMGDVSGKGLNASMSMVILKSIIRTYLKETKDFKTLIIRVNGFIKEYLPRGTFFAGFIGLFDFNERSLYYINCGIPTMLLLSSSYNNPVEIQGAGKVLGFVKDIAPYINVRKAGFKAGDILLVTTDGLIDAESVRGVRFGKERLQASLLENRSLSAERIVRFLNEDVIEFISQEINDDITILAIKFM from the coding sequence ATGATAATTTCTATTTTAAATTATGCTCTTTCTGCGTTTTTACTTGTATATGGTTTTCGAGTTCGCTTTCGTCGATCTGATACACAGAATACACAATTAATATTTTATTATTTTTTTGCGGCGGCTGTTGCAGCCTTTAGTCTAGGTGCTGGTTACTCAGCTGCTATATCACGTTATGCAGGAGTCGCCCTATTTTTTATTCGATTAACTGCGTCCGCTATTGTTGGTACGCATATCCTTGTGTTTTTACTAGCTCTCTCTTTTCCCTATGAAAAGAATCTTAGTGTATTACGAACCTTGGGATTGTTATTATGGGCAGGATTTGCCATAGTTATTCTCTTTTCAGATTTATATGAAGTTCAGGCAACCTATGAAGCAGGTGAATTGATTCATGTGAGGGGCCCCTTATTTATTCCTGTTACTGTAGGTGGTTTTTCTCTTGGTATTATAAGCGGAATAATACTATTTGTACGGCGTCTCTTTTTTAGGAGTCAAATATTTAAATTACAAACCCTTTTAGTAATAATCGGGCTTTGTATTGGATATGTTATCAATTTTACTCTTGCAGTATTGTTACCCGTTCAATTTGGTCTTGTATGGACCTATCCATTTATGATGCTCGGTGGAACTCTGCTTGCATTAATTCTTGGGTATGGGGTTTCTATTACAAGGCTTATTGATGTACGGGCGGTTGCAAGCTCTCTCTTCTCATTTATCCTGTATTCACTTGTTGTTGGGGGTATCAGCGGTATACTTTATACAATAGCATATTTATTGTTTCATGGTTCATCATTTATAATCCTATTTTTTGTCGGAGTTGTTATCTTCCTTGTCGTGGATGTCATCAGTAGAAAACTCAGAGCTCGATTTAAAGCCCTACTTCAGGGGCGTGGCGCCTATGCAGAACGGCTCGAAGAAGACCTGTCTAAACTTGACTATTCACTGGGGCGTGATGCAGTAATCACTGAGTTTTTACAACGAATCCAAAAAAACATGGGCTGTTCATCGGTTCATCTTTTTATTGAAAATGATGAAGAACAACTCGTTTTAATTAGATCCAATTCTAATGCTTTGCAAGATGAAAAATCTTACATACCAAGAAAGAGCCCTGGTATCGATCATCTATTAAATGAAGATGTTTCGATTCTTATTAAAACAGAAATAATCACTAATTATGATTATCACACGGTCAAGGAAGAGCTGCTTGCATTGCTGGATAAATATAATGCAGATGCTCTGGTTCTGCTTCGGGATGGCCGATCTGTTATTGGAGCTCTCCTCTTGGGAGCAAAATCAAATGGGGCAGAATTCCTCGATTATGACTATGATGCATTACGACGTATTTATGGGAAGCTGTTCGTTACTGCCTATTATTTAAAAAATATTGCGCAGGAATCGCTCGTTATGACCGTGGACCGGGAGCTTGAATACTCTGAACAGATTATTCAATCTCTTCAGGAAAATATAGATAGGATTGAGCACCCCCATGCGGATATTTCTTTTATGACCCGTTCTGCCCGTAAGTTGGGTGGTGACTTTATTGATTTTATCCGACTTACCAAGGATCGTTATATTTGTGTTATGGGAGATGTATCGGGGAAGGGTTTAAATGCCAGTATGTCCATGGTTATTTTAAAATCAATCATACGGACCTATTTAAAAGAAACGAAGGATTTTAAGACCCTTATTATCCGGGTAAACGGTTTTATAAAGGAATACCTTCCCCGGGGGACCTTCTTTGCAGGATTTATCGGATTATTCGATTTTAATGAACGGAGTCTCTATTATATCAACTGTGGTATACCTACCATGTTGCTTTTGTCTTCCTCTTATAACAATCCTGTTGAGATTCAAGGTGCTGGAAAAGTACTTGGATTTGTTAAGGATATTGCCCCTTATATAAACGTGCGTAAAGCAGGTTTTAAAGCAGGTGATATTTTGTTGGTAACGACCGATGGTCTAATCGATGCAGAATCGGTCCGGGGCGTGCGTTTTGGGAAAGAGCGGCTACAGGCCAGTCTTCTGGAAAATCGAAGCCTTTCAGCGGAGCGTATAGTCCGGTTCTTGAATGAAGATGTAATCGAATTTATCTCCCAGGAAATTAATGATGATATTACGATACTTGCTATAAAGTTTATGTAA
- a CDS encoding anti-sigma factor antagonist (This anti-anti-sigma factor, or anti-sigma factor antagonist, belongs to a family that includes characterized members SpoIIAA, RsbV, RsfA, and RsfB.): MDHLNITERQGDTYVMLEIIGTVNSYTYSDFQQRVYNLIERTNLVLDMARVSSLSSSGLGVLMSAVEIGQERGHRLYIMNPSEIVRMAIDSTGFPELFPIIRSLNEVR, translated from the coding sequence ATGGACCATCTCAATATTACTGAACGTCAAGGGGATACCTATGTAATGCTTGAAATCATTGGTACGGTGAATTCATATACCTACAGTGACTTTCAACAACGGGTGTATAATCTCATTGAACGAACGAATCTTGTTTTAGATATGGCTCGAGTTTCCAGTCTTTCTTCTTCAGGTCTTGGGGTTCTCATGTCTGCAGTGGAGATAGGGCAAGAGCGGGGGCATCGGCTCTATATTATGAATCCCAGTGAAATTGTCAGGATGGCTATCGATTCTACCGGTTTCCCTGAACTTTTTCCGATAATACGTTCTTTGAACGAAGTCCGATAG
- the dnaJ gene encoding molecular chaperone DnaJ, whose product MAKRDYYEVLGLQKGASKDDIKKAYRKLAIQYHPDKNPGNKEAEEKFKEATEAYEVLSDDQKRAAYDQFGFAGVEGMGGGQQDFSSAFRDFEDIFGDFSGIFDTFFGGGGRRSSQSSSGLRQGSNLRYDLEIPFKDAVFGTKVEVQYSRNEACSTCHGTGAAGGSGRRVCSTCGGTGQIRRSQGFFSIASPCPTCGGEGYVIEHPCRDCGGTGTQRKKQKIMVTIPPGVEDGKRVVIPNQGDAGPNGGPYGDLYVFIRIKPHEYFERDGLDLYCAVPISITQAALGSELYVTTLDNRKIKVKIPAGIQNGKMLRIRDEGIPSGGRKGDMYIKLMIQIPTKLSKRGRELLEELAKVEGEDPSPQPISLSELRNN is encoded by the coding sequence GTGGCCAAACGTGATTACTACGAAGTCTTAGGTCTTCAGAAGGGTGCATCGAAGGATGATATCAAGAAGGCCTACAGGAAACTCGCCATCCAATATCACCCGGATAAAAATCCGGGTAATAAAGAGGCGGAGGAAAAATTCAAGGAGGCCACCGAGGCCTATGAGGTCCTCTCCGACGACCAGAAACGGGCTGCCTATGATCAGTTCGGGTTCGCCGGAGTGGAAGGCATGGGCGGAGGCCAGCAGGATTTTTCCTCGGCCTTCCGGGATTTCGAAGATATTTTCGGAGATTTTTCTGGTATTTTCGATACCTTTTTTGGCGGTGGCGGACGACGTTCATCCCAATCTTCATCAGGATTACGGCAGGGATCTAACCTTCGGTACGACTTAGAGATTCCCTTTAAGGATGCTGTGTTTGGCACGAAGGTCGAGGTTCAGTATTCCCGGAATGAAGCCTGTTCAACCTGTCATGGTACCGGTGCTGCTGGTGGTTCGGGCCGCCGAGTTTGTTCCACCTGTGGCGGTACTGGACAGATCCGCAGAAGCCAGGGATTCTTTTCAATAGCAAGTCCCTGTCCGACCTGTGGCGGTGAAGGTTATGTCATTGAACACCCCTGCCGGGACTGTGGTGGAACTGGTACCCAGCGAAAAAAGCAAAAAATTATGGTGACTATCCCGCCTGGGGTCGAGGATGGGAAACGGGTTGTTATTCCCAATCAGGGTGATGCAGGCCCTAATGGGGGGCCCTATGGGGACCTGTATGTATTCATACGGATAAAACCCCATGAATACTTTGAACGGGATGGCCTTGACCTTTATTGTGCAGTTCCAATTTCGATAACCCAGGCAGCCCTTGGTTCTGAACTTTATGTGACTACACTAGATAATAGAAAGATAAAGGTAAAAATCCCCGCGGGTATTCAGAATGGAAAAATGCTCAGGATCCGTGATGAGGGTATTCCTTCAGGCGGCAGGAAGGGTGATATGTACATCAAATTGATGATTCAGATTCCGACTAAACTATCCAAGCGGGGCAGGGAGCTTTTAGAAGAACTTGCTAAAGTAGAAGGAGAAGATCCATCACCACAGCCAATATCGCTCTCAGAACTGAGGAATAATTAG
- a CDS encoding head GIN domain-containing protein has translation MKSLIKYGIVLAALIGVGVVFTNTLQQKSGRGLTLPAIQLPSIPLPFGSTVSLSGQIVEESRPITAFTTLKIPGTGKVTIRLGATPSLLIRADKSLLDKLTTEQQGSTLTLSQKSGIGFTINSPIEYEITTPSLQDISIAGSATVNVLDTLTGPVFTIEIAGSGDIRAALDVDTATISIMGAGKIELSGRTKKLSHTVLGSGDLKGEKLDGTEAKITILGSGNTSIGTFDSLDVTIAGSGDVIYSGNPRIQSKTPGSGKIRSR, from the coding sequence ATGAAAAGTCTCATAAAATATGGTATTGTCCTGGCAGCCCTCATCGGTGTAGGGGTTGTCTTTACCAACACCCTGCAGCAAAAATCCGGTAGGGGTCTTACACTGCCTGCTATTCAGCTTCCTTCGATACCGCTGCCCTTCGGTTCAACCGTAAGTCTCTCCGGGCAAATTGTTGAAGAATCTCGGCCAATAACCGCTTTTACCACCTTGAAAATTCCCGGTACCGGCAAAGTTACCATTCGTCTCGGTGCGACCCCGTCTTTATTAATCCGGGCTGACAAGTCCCTGCTCGATAAACTTACCACCGAACAGCAGGGAAGCACCCTTACCCTCTCTCAGAAAAGCGGCATTGGCTTTACCATAAACTCCCCCATCGAATATGAAATCACCACACCATCGCTCCAAGACATTTCAATTGCAGGTTCCGCCACCGTCAACGTCCTCGACACCCTTACTGGGCCTGTCTTTACTATTGAGATTGCGGGTTCTGGGGATATCCGGGCTGCTCTCGATGTGGATACAGCTACAATTTCCATTATGGGTGCAGGTAAAATTGAACTTTCAGGCAGGACAAAAAAATTATCCCATACCGTGTTAGGATCTGGGGATCTTAAGGGCGAAAAGCTTGATGGGACTGAGGCAAAAATTACCATCCTCGGCTCTGGTAACACATCTATCGGAACCTTTGATTCCCTGGATGTTACCATTGCCGGTTCTGGTGATGTTATCTACTCCGGGAACCCGAGGATTCAAAGCAAAACCCCGGGATCCGGTAAAATAAGGTCCCGCTAA
- the dnaK gene encoding molecular chaperone DnaK — MGKIIGIDLGTTNSCVAVLEGGEPVVIQNSEGGRTTPSIVGFTSKGERVVGQPAKNQMITNPENTVYSIKRFMGRRYSEVTSEMKLVPYKVVEQGDDVRVDIQGKLYSPQEISAFILQKMKKTAEDYLGEPVTEAVITVPAYFNDAQRQATKDAGKIAGLDVKRIINEPTAAALAFGFNKDQKKEKVIAVYDLGGGTFDISILELGEGVFEVKSTNGDTHLGGDDFDRRIMEWLIDEFKKDTGIDLGKDRMALQRIREAAEKAKIELSAVQSTEINLPFITADASGPKHLQKTLTRAKFEQMVDDLFERTKEPCRKALADAGLTADKIDEVILVGGSTRIPAVQKLVRDLFGKEPNKGVNPDEAVAIGAAIQGGILGGDVKDVLLLDVTPLSLGIETLGGVMTKLIPRNTTIPTRKSQIFSTAADGQTAVSIHVLQGEREMANQNRTLGRFDLVGIPPAPRGVPQIEVTFDIDANGIVHVSAKDLGTGKEQKIRIESSSGLSEADIERMVKEAEAHAEEDRRERERAEARNEADTLIYTTEKSLKDLGDKVSAADRSRIEEAVADLKKAMEGTDVEAIKSKTEALKQASYKLAEEMYKHAAPQGDTGAAGASNGSTDSGTRTAEDVDYEVVDDDKK; from the coding sequence ATGGGTAAAATTATAGGAATTGACCTTGGAACTACCAACTCTTGTGTCGCCGTCCTCGAAGGAGGCGAACCGGTAGTTATCCAGAACTCAGAGGGTGGTCGGACGACACCTTCCATTGTTGGTTTTACCAGTAAGGGCGAACGGGTTGTTGGACAACCTGCGAAGAACCAGATGATCACCAACCCGGAAAATACGGTGTACTCGATTAAACGGTTTATGGGACGCCGTTATTCAGAGGTAACCAGTGAAATGAAGCTGGTCCCCTACAAGGTTGTCGAGCAGGGGGATGATGTCCGGGTTGATATACAGGGGAAACTCTATTCACCCCAGGAAATATCTGCATTTATCCTGCAGAAAATGAAGAAAACCGCAGAGGACTATCTGGGAGAGCCCGTAACCGAAGCGGTCATTACGGTCCCTGCGTATTTTAATGATGCCCAGCGTCAGGCTACCAAGGATGCGGGTAAGATTGCCGGTCTCGATGTAAAACGGATCATCAACGAACCGACCGCTGCTGCCTTAGCCTTTGGTTTTAACAAGGACCAGAAGAAAGAGAAGGTCATTGCCGTATATGACCTTGGCGGCGGTACCTTTGATATTTCCATCCTGGAACTTGGCGAAGGGGTCTTCGAAGTAAAATCCACCAATGGTGATACACACCTCGGTGGCGATGACTTTGACCGCCGCATCATGGAATGGCTGATTGATGAATTTAAGAAAGATACGGGCATCGATCTTGGTAAGGACCGGATGGCCCTGCAACGGATCCGTGAAGCCGCTGAAAAGGCGAAGATTGAACTGTCTGCGGTACAGAGCACGGAGATTAACCTGCCCTTCATTACCGCCGATGCTTCCGGTCCGAAACACCTGCAGAAAACCCTTACCAGGGCTAAATTTGAACAGATGGTGGATGACCTCTTTGAACGGACCAAGGAGCCCTGTCGTAAGGCTCTTGCCGATGCGGGGCTTACCGCTGATAAGATTGATGAGGTTATCCTGGTTGGTGGTTCTACCCGGATCCCTGCGGTTCAGAAACTGGTTCGGGATCTTTTTGGCAAGGAACCTAACAAGGGCGTAAACCCCGACGAAGCCGTAGCAATCGGTGCAGCCATTCAGGGTGGTATTCTTGGCGGTGATGTTAAGGATGTCTTGTTGCTTGATGTAACACCCCTGTCATTGGGTATCGAAACCCTGGGTGGTGTGATGACCAAGCTCATTCCCCGAAATACTACCATTCCTACCCGGAAGAGCCAGATCTTCTCTACCGCTGCGGATGGTCAGACCGCTGTATCAATCCATGTATTGCAGGGTGAACGGGAAATGGCAAACCAGAACCGGACCCTGGGCCGCTTTGACCTGGTAGGTATTCCTCCGGCACCCCGCGGGGTACCCCAGATTGAAGTTACCTTTGATATCGATGCCAACGGTATCGTCCATGTATCAGCGAAAGATCTTGGTACCGGTAAGGAGCAGAAGATCCGCATCGAAAGCTCCAGTGGCCTCTCTGAAGCGGATATTGAGCGGATGGTAAAAGAAGCGGAAGCCCATGCCGAAGAGGACCGCCGTGAGCGGGAGCGGGCCGAGGCAAGAAACGAGGCTGATACTCTGATTTATACCACAGAAAAGAGCCTTAAAGATCTGGGCGATAAGGTAAGTGCCGCTGACCGGTCCCGGATCGAAGAAGCGGTGGCAGATCTTAAGAAGGCTATGGAAGGCACTGATGTAGAGGCGATTAAGTCCAAGACCGAAGCCCTGAAACAGGCTTCCTATAAGCTAGCAGAAGAAATGTACAAACATGCGGCTCCGCAGGGTGATACGGGTGCTGCTGGTGCTTCGAATGGCAGTACCGATTCGGGAACCAGGACCGCTGAAGATGTGGACTACGAAGTAGTCGATGATGATAAAAAATAA
- the grpE gene encoding nucleotide exchange factor GrpE — protein sequence MSKHHTEHDNHDGKKHAQTQDVKDEKANATEASDLSGNMSGDQRAEGQTEQQQQNTPQSAEAVKAELEAKIIALEAELSELKDQYLRKAAEFENFRKRMQREKQEAIEFANQSLLLDLIPVIDDFERAIKSSEAARDYEALHEGISMIEKRLVSQLETKWGLVRFESAGEPFDPNKHEALMMEQSETVQEPIVGEDLLKGYKLKDRIIRTAKVKVLMPAEQNTAGQNTAEQHTADQANGSDT from the coding sequence ATGTCAAAGCATCATACTGAACATGACAATCATGATGGGAAAAAACATGCCCAGACTCAGGATGTAAAGGATGAAAAAGCCAATGCAACTGAAGCCAGCGACCTTTCAGGCAATATGTCTGGGGACCAGCGGGCTGAAGGGCAAACTGAACAGCAGCAACAGAATACACCGCAAAGTGCAGAGGCCGTAAAAGCAGAATTGGAGGCAAAAATTATCGCATTAGAGGCCGAATTATCCGAATTAAAGGATCAATATTTACGAAAAGCTGCGGAATTTGAAAATTTCCGGAAGCGGATGCAGCGGGAAAAGCAGGAAGCAATCGAATTTGCCAACCAGTCCCTGCTGCTCGATTTGATACCCGTTATTGATGATTTTGAGCGGGCTATCAAATCTTCTGAGGCTGCCAGGGATTATGAAGCCCTGCATGAAGGTATTAGCATGATTGAAAAACGGCTGGTCTCACAGCTTGAAACCAAGTGGGGCCTGGTTCGTTTTGAATCAGCCGGTGAGCCCTTCGATCCGAACAAGCACGAAGCTCTTATGATGGAACAGTCAGAAACGGTGCAGGAGCCCATTGTCGGTGAGGATTTACTGAAGGGATATAAACTGAAGGATCGTATTATACGAACCGCAAAGGTAAAGGTGCTGATGCCAGCGGAGCAAAACACCGCTGGGCAAAATACTGCGGAGCAGCATACTGCGGATCAGGCTAATGGATCGGATACATAG